In Aminobacterium sp. MB27-C1, a single genomic region encodes these proteins:
- a CDS encoding saccharopine dehydrogenase family protein, producing MAKRKALQIGAGMVGRCIVNDIIKDFDVTVLDMSDSNLEETKRLFPDAKTVKGSALDEELFQEVSKDVDIVTAAMPGTVGYKVTEIAMKYGKKLASVSSMHGRSDEPYDKIGKETGGLGISMIGFEPGMSNFFAGRGYHLLDKCEEMYVYVGGIPYNPRPPFNYTTTWSLTDNLNQFAQPSTVVRDGQEVVLKALSELKDFQIEDYPTMEAFTSNGLGSLFRSFHDVPNMAAYTVRWPGLTEQMRFLVNLDLFDWEPRKIAKHDLVPREILFSLFADKYKKLPGDLDLSIMRIITKGYKGDDAVQHTWEIAQVEKPESGYTSMAWCTASTCGIFARAMCEGRIKGCGMVSAEKLAADDDFYNWVMAEQDKRGVHYKQKIDIKKDAKKKWNRG from the coding sequence ATGGCTAAACGTAAAGCACTACAAATTGGCGCCGGGATGGTCGGTCGTTGTATCGTTAACGATATTATTAAAGACTTCGACGTTACCGTTCTTGACATGAGTGATTCAAACTTAGAAGAAACTAAACGTCTCTTCCCAGATGCCAAAACCGTTAAAGGCTCTGCCCTTGACGAAGAACTTTTTCAAGAAGTTTCTAAAGATGTCGATATCGTAACTGCTGCAATGCCTGGAACAGTCGGGTATAAGGTAACCGAGATCGCAATGAAATACGGAAAGAAACTGGCAAGTGTTTCTAGTATGCATGGACGTTCTGATGAACCTTACGACAAGATCGGGAAAGAGACTGGCGGTCTTGGAATTTCCATGATTGGCTTTGAGCCTGGTATGAGTAACTTCTTTGCGGGCCGTGGTTATCACCTCCTCGATAAGTGTGAAGAAATGTATGTTTATGTTGGTGGTATTCCTTATAACCCTCGCCCTCCTTTTAACTATACCACGACATGGTCATTAACAGACAACCTTAACCAGTTTGCACAACCAAGCACTGTCGTTCGAGATGGACAAGAAGTAGTTCTCAAAGCATTAAGCGAACTTAAAGACTTCCAAATTGAAGATTACCCCACAATGGAAGCCTTCACAAGCAACGGACTCGGAAGCCTTTTCCGTAGTTTTCATGATGTCCCCAATATGGCAGCCTATACCGTCCGTTGGCCAGGACTCACCGAACAGATGCGTTTTTTGGTGAACCTTGACCTCTTCGATTGGGAACCTCGTAAGATTGCCAAACATGATCTTGTTCCCCGCGAGATTCTTTTCAGCCTTTTCGCTGACAAATATAAGAAACTTCCCGGAGACCTCGATCTTTCTATCATGCGCATTATCACCAAGGGATACAAAGGTGATGACGCAGTTCAGCACACATGGGAAATAGCCCAGGTTGAAAAACCCGAGAGTGGCTACACTTCTATGGCTTGGTGTACAGCTAGCACATGCGGCATTTTTGCTCGCGCAATGTGCGAAGGAAGAATCAAGGGATGCGGCATGGTTTCTGCTGAGAAACTCGCTGCAGATGATGATTTTTACAACTGGGTTATGGCCGAACAAGACAAACGAGGCGTTCATTACAAACAGAAAATTGATATCAAAAAAGACGCCAAAAAGAAGTGGAATCGCGGATAG
- a CDS encoding GntR family transcriptional regulator, giving the protein MRNVSQARSSVDYVYKELRHKIMNKEFKPGQRLPEISIAEQLDVSRTPVREAFRRLSNEGLINIVPNEGASLVDPSREEIEDTFEMRAYLECLAIKKAVHRITPLQLCMLEEEIQKEENIFVEKDLDKYLEINNAFHRIIAEASGNVVLYDLIISVLSRSLVYLVLFESFFDFSGNPSLDEHRAILEALKERDEEKAEALMKSHILTAAEDVGGARISEPK; this is encoded by the coding sequence TTGAGAAATGTTTCTCAAGCACGGTCTTCTGTGGATTACGTATATAAGGAATTACGCCATAAAATCATGAATAAAGAGTTTAAGCCAGGCCAGCGCCTTCCCGAAATATCCATAGCAGAACAACTCGATGTTAGCCGTACTCCTGTACGAGAAGCGTTTCGAAGGCTCTCGAACGAAGGTCTTATTAACATTGTTCCTAATGAAGGAGCCAGTCTGGTCGATCCTTCAAGAGAAGAAATTGAAGACACATTTGAGATGCGCGCATATCTAGAATGTCTTGCTATTAAAAAAGCCGTGCATCGTATTACTCCTCTTCAGCTTTGTATGTTAGAAGAAGAAATTCAGAAAGAGGAAAATATTTTTGTCGAAAAAGACCTCGATAAGTATCTGGAAATCAATAATGCCTTCCACAGAATTATCGCTGAAGCCAGTGGTAATGTCGTTCTTTACGATCTTATCATAAGCGTTCTTTCTCGTTCTTTAGTCTATCTTGTGTTATTTGAATCCTTTTTTGATTTCAGCGGGAACCCAAGTCTCGACGAACATCGAGCCATTCTTGAGGCACTAAAAGAACGAGATGAAGAAAAAGCCGAGGCATTAATGAAGTCGCACATACTTACTGCCGCAGAAGATGTTGGCGGTGCAAGAATTTCTGAGCCCAAATAA
- the gcvPA gene encoding aminomethyl-transferring glycine dehydrogenase subunit GcvPA produces the protein MDKNKVVYPYIPNSVSHVQEEMLKAIGAKSIDEFFECVPDELKLNKPLDLPEPLLSEVELKRHFEKVLSKNATTSENISFLGGGCWNHYVPAICDEINQRSEFLTAYAGEPYEDHGRFQALFEFESMMAELVDMDVVNVPTYDGAQAAATSIRMATRITKRDEVLVAESIHPETKAVIKNYSNPDLYITYVPCDPETGCVDLQKLESLISSKTAVFYFENPAFIGTIDVNGKKIAELLHNAGALMVVGIDPSSMGLLTPPSRYGADIVCGDLQPLGMHLYYGGARGGFMAVQDDETFVREYPSRLFGITPTTHKEWGFGDVAWERTSFAERENAKEYVGTAAALWGITAGVYLALMGPEGMKELGENIYMRCQYLMEKMAALPGVKIPLQATPHFKEFIVNFDGTGKTVKEINKALLDRHIFGGLDLSTLFPGCGESALYSVTECVTQKDMDTLIAALGEILA, from the coding sequence ATGGATAAGAATAAAGTTGTCTATCCGTATATCCCGAACTCTGTTTCTCACGTTCAGGAAGAAATGTTGAAGGCCATTGGAGCGAAAAGCATTGATGAATTTTTTGAGTGCGTTCCAGATGAATTAAAATTAAATAAACCACTAGATCTTCCTGAACCGCTTCTTTCTGAAGTTGAGCTTAAGCGGCATTTTGAAAAAGTTCTTTCGAAAAATGCTACAACGTCAGAGAATATCAGCTTCTTAGGTGGCGGTTGCTGGAATCATTACGTGCCGGCTATATGCGATGAAATAAATCAGCGCTCAGAGTTTCTTACAGCCTACGCAGGTGAACCATATGAAGACCACGGAAGGTTCCAGGCCCTTTTCGAATTTGAAAGTATGATGGCCGAACTTGTTGATATGGATGTCGTCAATGTTCCTACATACGATGGGGCACAGGCAGCTGCAACATCAATCAGAATGGCTACTCGCATTACCAAACGTGATGAAGTGCTTGTGGCAGAAAGTATTCACCCGGAAACAAAAGCTGTTATAAAAAATTATAGCAATCCAGATCTTTACATTACATATGTTCCCTGTGATCCAGAAACAGGATGTGTCGATCTTCAAAAACTTGAAAGTCTTATCTCTTCAAAAACGGCAGTCTTCTATTTTGAAAATCCCGCTTTTATCGGAACCATTGATGTCAATGGCAAAAAAATTGCGGAACTTCTTCATAATGCCGGTGCTCTTATGGTTGTAGGCATTGACCCTTCATCCATGGGTTTATTAACACCTCCATCTCGTTATGGTGCCGATATCGTATGTGGTGATTTACAACCGTTGGGAATGCATCTCTATTATGGCGGTGCCAGAGGCGGCTTTATGGCTGTTCAAGATGACGAAACTTTTGTAAGAGAGTATCCGTCTCGTCTCTTCGGTATTACCCCTACAACTCATAAAGAGTGGGGATTCGGAGACGTAGCGTGGGAACGCACTTCTTTTGCAGAGCGCGAAAATGCCAAAGAATATGTTGGAACGGCGGCAGCCCTTTGGGGAATTACTGCTGGTGTGTACTTAGCTCTCATGGGGCCTGAAGGCATGAAGGAATTGGGCGAGAACATATATATGCGCTGTCAATATCTTATGGAGAAAATGGCCGCTCTGCCAGGAGTAAAAATTCCTCTTCAGGCAACACCTCATTTTAAAGAGTTTATTGTTAATTTTGACGGTACGGGCAAAACAGTGAAAGAGATTAACAAAGCCCTCTTAGATAGACATATCTTCGGTGGACTTGATCTTTCAACTCTTTTCCCAGGGTGCGGAGAGAGTGCTCTTTATAGCGTAACCGAGTGCGTTACACAGAAAGATATGGATACTCTCATCGCGGCTCTTGGCGAAATTCTTGCGTAG
- the gcvPB gene encoding aminomethyl-transferring glycine dehydrogenase subunit GcvPB, whose product MGMNMQTKLRDFHQARWDEPIIYELTTQGERGVLLPKVEDGIRETVKDTKKLPSHMIRSDRADLPEMSQMRVLKHYLRLSQENLGADLNIDIGQGTCTMKYNPKINEVLARNPKVSELHPYQDESTVQGVLEVIYNMDHALRAISGMDAFSLQSGGGSQAIYVIGSIIRAWLEETGQAETKDEIITTIYSHPSNTAVAKLKGFKIITIYPGKDGRPDFEALKNAVSERTAALMITNPEDIGIYNSRIKEFTDLVHSVGGLCSYDQANLNGIMGITRAREAGFDMCFFNLHKTFSAPHGCGGPGSGAVGVTERLKPFLPVPIVEKDSETQRFYLKDDLPYSVGKIKNFYGTVPAILKAYAWIRALGADGVKEAARVAVLNNNYMFRKILSIRGASAPYAEGEHRIEQVRYSWQKLKEETGVTTSDIQNRMFDFGVHYWTSHEPWLVPEPFTIEPTESYSKQELDEFIAITEQIVKEAYENPELVKTAPHKSTIHHVDHAYLDDPEKWAITWRSYKKKYNGYFEKKELKE is encoded by the coding sequence ATGGGTATGAATATGCAGACAAAATTGAGAGACTTCCATCAGGCTCGATGGGATGAGCCCATCATTTATGAACTCACCACACAAGGTGAGCGCGGTGTCCTTTTGCCTAAAGTAGAAGATGGAATACGTGAAACTGTTAAAGATACGAAAAAGCTTCCTTCTCATATGATTCGTTCAGATAGGGCGGATCTTCCAGAAATGTCACAGATGAGAGTTTTAAAGCACTATTTGCGGCTTTCTCAAGAAAACTTGGGTGCTGATCTGAATATTGATATTGGACAAGGAACATGCACCATGAAATATAACCCCAAAATAAATGAAGTGCTGGCACGGAATCCAAAAGTGAGCGAACTTCATCCCTATCAGGATGAGTCAACGGTTCAGGGTGTGCTCGAAGTTATCTATAACATGGATCACGCTCTTCGTGCCATTTCGGGAATGGATGCCTTCTCCCTTCAAAGCGGAGGCGGATCTCAGGCTATTTACGTTATTGGTTCTATCATCAGAGCATGGCTTGAAGAGACGGGGCAGGCTGAAACAAAAGATGAAATTATTACCACAATATATTCACATCCCTCAAACACTGCTGTAGCTAAATTGAAGGGGTTCAAAATAATTACAATTTATCCTGGGAAAGATGGTCGTCCAGATTTTGAAGCTCTTAAAAATGCTGTCTCTGAAAGAACAGCAGCACTTATGATTACAAACCCTGAAGATATAGGTATATACAACTCTCGAATTAAAGAGTTTACAGACTTGGTGCATAGTGTAGGCGGTCTTTGCAGCTACGATCAGGCAAATCTCAACGGCATAATGGGCATTACCCGGGCGCGAGAGGCCGGTTTCGATATGTGTTTCTTCAACCTGCATAAAACGTTCTCTGCACCTCATGGCTGTGGTGGCCCCGGTAGTGGCGCTGTTGGTGTAACAGAACGATTGAAACCCTTCTTGCCGGTTCCAATTGTGGAAAAAGATAGTGAAACACAACGTTTCTATCTTAAAGATGATCTTCCCTATTCAGTAGGTAAGATTAAGAACTTTTATGGAACAGTTCCTGCGATTCTGAAGGCCTATGCCTGGATTCGAGCCCTTGGTGCTGATGGAGTAAAAGAAGCAGCCAGAGTTGCTGTTTTGAATAATAACTACATGTTTAGAAAAATATTGTCTATTCGCGGAGCTTCCGCACCTTATGCCGAAGGGGAACATCGTATTGAACAGGTACGTTACAGTTGGCAGAAGCTGAAAGAGGAGACAGGCGTAACGACAAGCGACATTCAAAATAGAATGTTTGACTTTGGCGTTCATTATTGGACAAGCCACGAACCATGGCTCGTTCCGGAACCTTTCACCATCGAACCTACAGAATCATACTCTAAGCAAGAATTAGACGAGTTTATCGCCATTACTGAGCAGATTGTCAAAGAGGCATATGAAAATCCTGAATTGGTAAAGACGGCTCCACACAAGAGCACTATTCACCATGTTGATCACGCCTATCTTGACGATCCAGAGAAGTGGGCCATTACGTGGAGAAGTTATAAGAAAAAATATAATGGCTATTTCGAAAAGAAAGAGCTAAAGGAGTAG
- a CDS encoding ATP-NAD kinase family protein: MKKLGLIVNPIAGMGGKVGLKGTDGPDIIARAREMGATPHSPSRAECALSHLLEIKDEIRLITFPGNMGEKVAMQCGFSPEVLLRESISEHVTAREDTLLAAKEALKQNVDLLLFAGGDGTARDIYESVGTELTALGIPSGVKIHSAVFGCSPQQAGELAKLYLNNESTQEKLAEVMDIDETLFRKGIVTARLFGYLNIPFEKRRVQRLKAGSALSEQVSQQAIAAYMARNEMYSDTLYIVGPGTTTRALMIELGLDFTLLGVDVVYNGKLIAKDVSEETLLKLCSRYKKIKLIVTPIGGQGFLFGRGNQQISPRVLCFFSRNDIFILSTPAKLHALEGAPLLMDTGDATIDQILSGYIRIVTGFNEFVMYAISAM, from the coding sequence ATGAAAAAGTTGGGGCTCATCGTCAATCCAATTGCTGGTATGGGGGGTAAGGTTGGACTGAAGGGAACAGATGGCCCCGATATTATTGCACGGGCCAGGGAGATGGGGGCGACTCCTCATTCCCCTAGTCGTGCAGAGTGTGCGCTATCGCATCTTCTTGAAATAAAAGATGAAATACGTCTCATAACCTTTCCGGGAAATATGGGGGAAAAAGTTGCCATGCAGTGTGGTTTTTCTCCAGAGGTGCTTTTAAGAGAATCTATTTCCGAGCATGTAACAGCTCGTGAAGATACCCTTTTAGCAGCAAAAGAAGCGCTGAAGCAAAATGTAGACCTTTTACTCTTTGCGGGTGGAGATGGTACTGCGAGAGATATATATGAAAGTGTAGGAACTGAACTTACAGCACTTGGAATTCCCTCTGGTGTAAAAATTCATTCAGCTGTTTTTGGCTGTTCACCCCAGCAGGCAGGGGAGCTTGCTAAGTTGTATCTGAATAATGAAAGCACTCAAGAAAAGCTCGCTGAGGTTATGGATATTGATGAAACACTCTTTAGGAAGGGCATAGTTACAGCCAGACTCTTTGGGTATCTAAATATTCCCTTTGAGAAAAGACGAGTGCAAAGGCTCAAAGCGGGAAGCGCCCTGTCAGAACAGGTTTCTCAACAGGCTATAGCAGCCTATATGGCTCGTAACGAGATGTACTCTGATACGCTTTATATAGTAGGGCCTGGAACAACCACAAGGGCGTTAATGATAGAACTTGGCCTCGACTTTACCCTTCTTGGAGTCGATGTTGTGTATAACGGAAAACTTATAGCGAAAGATGTTTCTGAAGAAACGCTTCTTAAGCTTTGCTCGCGGTATAAAAAAATAAAACTTATCGTTACACCTATCGGAGGGCAGGGGTTCCTTTTCGGAAGGGGAAATCAGCAGATCAGCCCTCGTGTTCTTTGCTTTTTCTCCCGCAACGATATTTTCATTCTCTCTACGCCGGCAAAACTACATGCATTGGAGGGGGCTCCATTGCTTATGGATACTGGCGATGCGACTATAGATCAGATTTTATCAGGCTATATACGTATCGTTACCGGGTTCAACGAATTCGTGATGTACGCCATAAGTGCAATGTAA
- a CDS encoding DUF1659 domain-containing protein, with protein sequence MAAYLPLESRLQLRVNIGSNESGDPILRSINFSGVSSDVEAEKVATISTVLESLLEYPVAETRKVDTDVVE encoded by the coding sequence ATGGCAGCTTATCTTCCATTAGAAAGTCGCCTGCAGCTTCGAGTTAACATCGGTTCTAATGAAAGCGGAGATCCGATTCTTCGTTCCATCAACTTTTCAGGAGTTTCTTCTGATGTTGAAGCTGAAAAGGTAGCAACAATTTCAACAGTGCTCGAATCTCTTCTCGAATATCCAGTAGCAGAGACACGAAAAGTAGATACAGACGTTGTGGAGTAG
- a CDS encoding DUF2922 domain-containing protein → MKTLRLKFGTADGKNRTLSLRYAREDVTDTEVKEAMQSLIDNNIFVKGLAAILGAELVETTVTPIIEG, encoded by the coding sequence GTGAAAACCCTTCGTCTTAAATTTGGTACCGCAGATGGAAAAAACCGAACCCTCTCTCTTCGCTATGCACGTGAAGATGTTACAGATACAGAGGTAAAGGAAGCAATGCAATCCTTAATAGACAACAACATCTTTGTAAAAGGGTTAGCCGCTATTCTTGGGGCTGAACTTGTAGAGACTACTGTAACCCCTATTATCGAGGGATAA
- a CDS encoding YvrJ family protein, whose translation MEDLLASCIQSGFSVAVAAYLLVRMEKRLDDLAGAIRSLESAITHLGGGKRYEKQSQFNAAHAPF comes from the coding sequence ATGGAAGACTTATTGGCATCGTGTATTCAAAGTGGTTTTTCGGTGGCTGTAGCGGCATATTTGCTTGTGCGCATGGAAAAGAGGCTTGATGATCTGGCCGGTGCCATCAGAAGTTTGGAAAGTGCAATTACTCATTTGGGAGGAGGGAAACGTTATGAAAAACAAAGTCAATTTAATGCAGCTCACGCCCCATTTTAA
- a CDS encoding D-Ala-D-Ala carboxypeptidase family metallohydrolase, which yields MKNKVNLMQLTPHFNLSEFQCKCCCHVKIWAPLLHHLEALRLFWKNPLVITSGFRCLRHNKKVGGVAHSLHTQGRAVDVVVMKSRQTFFCKLAKKAGFTSIIAYGKRNFVHLALKTERSYRE from the coding sequence ATGAAAAACAAAGTCAATTTAATGCAGCTCACGCCCCATTTTAATCTTAGCGAGTTTCAATGCAAATGTTGTTGCCACGTAAAAATATGGGCACCTCTTCTTCATCATCTCGAAGCGTTGCGACTTTTTTGGAAGAACCCCTTAGTTATTACAAGTGGTTTTCGATGTTTGCGCCATAACAAAAAGGTAGGAGGTGTTGCGCATAGTCTTCACACTCAGGGGCGTGCAGTTGACGTTGTTGTAATGAAATCTCGACAGACATTTTTTTGCAAGTTGGCTAAAAAAGCAGGATTTACAAGCATCATAGCCTACGGAAAAAGAAACTTCGTTCATTTAGCCTTAAAGACAGAAAGGAGTTATCGTGAATGA
- a CDS encoding sigma-70 family RNA polymerase sigma factor: MTDSKSLTLKNIIRKNIDLIEKTARRYTGRGADFEDLQQEACLALIHLVQKRPLESCNDIGEYLRKRLPGRVRDAARRHRYEEHNCALTEAHEVSIPAPTKHLPVDLIDLIERNFSKLDCFIIRHLFYGYTQKEISKKINRTQQCVHYRIKKIRKRLDELLRRYEF, from the coding sequence ATGACTGATTCTAAATCTTTAACACTGAAAAATATTATACGAAAGAACATTGATCTTATTGAAAAAACAGCTCGTCGTTATACTGGCCGTGGTGCAGACTTTGAAGATTTACAGCAAGAAGCTTGTCTGGCACTGATTCATTTAGTTCAAAAACGTCCCCTCGAATCATGTAACGACATAGGTGAATATTTACGAAAAAGACTTCCCGGTAGAGTACGAGATGCAGCTCGCCGGCATAGGTATGAAGAGCATAATTGTGCCCTTACTGAAGCTCACGAAGTTTCTATTCCCGCTCCGACGAAACACCTGCCTGTGGATCTCATCGATCTAATAGAGCGCAATTTTTCTAAACTTGATTGCTTTATTATCCGGCATCTTTTTTACGGATACACCCAAAAAGAAATATCGAAAAAGATTAATAGAACGCAGCAATGTGTTCACTATCGAATAAAGAAAATAAGAAAACGCCTTGACGAACTTCTTAGGCGTTATGAATTTTAG
- a CDS encoding DMT family transporter: MNKHFLGILLALATGISWGIVSPIGRTLALQGVNMTTVILLRTFLVVIGCGLFMVLRTPQHFRVTLQNQCTLFIYGLLSVVCTYTGFLYSLKYLTVSAALIIHYTFPLVTLMGGIIITKERPTLAQVLSSFLILLGVWVGMFSGKDATQALPLAGILWGLVAVAGMAGQSLLGREIARENIISRESLIFYSHVWGGLCMIAIKHFSHGWADVPLLTLKSWGAIALLSCVGSLVAYAAYYTALRYISATAASLVCTVEIVTGITLAAFMSKELPTAYELAGSTIIVLAIVLAALPPDLFQRRFKRTPRQNNV; this comes from the coding sequence TTGAATAAGCATTTCTTAGGCATTCTTTTAGCGTTGGCAACTGGCATTTCGTGGGGGATAGTAAGCCCCATCGGCAGAACTCTTGCTCTTCAGGGTGTCAATATGACAACCGTGATCTTATTGCGTACTTTTTTAGTCGTTATTGGGTGCGGACTTTTTATGGTGTTACGAACCCCGCAACATTTTCGAGTAACTTTACAGAATCAATGTACTCTTTTTATTTACGGGCTTCTATCTGTGGTTTGTACATACACAGGTTTTTTATATTCGTTGAAATACCTTACTGTTTCAGCAGCCCTTATTATTCACTACACCTTCCCCCTTGTAACCCTTATGGGAGGAATTATTATTACGAAAGAACGCCCTACACTGGCACAGGTTCTTTCTTCATTCTTGATTCTTCTTGGTGTCTGGGTTGGAATGTTTTCGGGTAAGGATGCAACACAGGCGCTGCCTTTGGCAGGTATTTTATGGGGCCTCGTTGCTGTGGCTGGCATGGCCGGACAATCTCTTCTCGGTCGTGAAATCGCACGAGAAAACATAATATCACGAGAGAGCCTCATCTTTTATTCCCATGTTTGGGGTGGTCTCTGTATGATTGCCATTAAGCATTTTTCGCATGGATGGGCAGATGTGCCCCTATTGACACTTAAGTCGTGGGGAGCCATAGCTTTACTCTCTTGTGTAGGTAGTCTTGTTGCCTACGCAGCATATTACACTGCTCTGCGCTATATATCGGCAACAGCAGCAAGCCTCGTCTGCACAGTTGAAATAGTTACAGGTATTACTCTTGCTGCTTTTATGAGTAAAGAACTGCCAACGGCATATGAATTAGCGGGAAGCACTATAATCGTTCTTGCCATTGTATTGGCAGCATTGCCACCCGATCTCTTTCAACGCCGCTTCAAACGAACCCCCAGACAAAATAACGTGTAA
- a CDS encoding ArsR family transcriptional regulator, giving the protein MIDSLITSKTRVKLLLKFFLNPENRSYLRELADEFGESTNSVRVELNRLTDAGLLESHDEGRTKLYKANTKHPLFPEIRAIVTKTLGIDQLVDQVIKRLGNVELAFITGDYANGIDSGLIDLVLVGEIDRAYLQSLIDKLEKIIERKIRVLVLKRDELQALRDRFEGHVLVIWEF; this is encoded by the coding sequence ATGATAGATTCTTTAATTACATCGAAAACACGAGTTAAATTGCTTTTAAAGTTCTTTCTCAATCCAGAGAATAGATCATATTTGCGAGAACTTGCCGATGAATTTGGCGAGTCGACGAATTCTGTGCGGGTTGAGCTCAATCGCCTTACAGATGCGGGGCTTTTAGAGAGCCACGACGAAGGACGGACAAAGCTGTATAAGGCCAATACCAAACATCCGCTTTTCCCCGAAATACGAGCCATCGTTACAAAAACTCTCGGAATCGACCAGCTTGTAGATCAAGTTATAAAACGCCTCGGAAATGTAGAACTTGCCTTCATAACGGGAGACTACGCAAATGGCATTGACTCTGGCCTTATCGACCTTGTTTTGGTTGGTGAAATTGACAGAGCTTACCTGCAAAGTCTAATAGATAAGCTTGAAAAAATAATTGAGCGGAAGATACGAGTGCTAGTGCTGAAAAGGGATGAGTTGCAAGCGTTACGAGACAGGTTTGAAGGGCACGTGCTTGTGATTTGGGAATTTTGA
- a CDS encoding glycosyltransferase family 4 protein — MKNIIFLTFLNLWSMDKNKGAPSFYKTIDAYINSGWNVTLINPKYDNGVTPKLAGLNQITFKPIFYPLVKMKKIGFLGRIFHNIYGNYILYKLGEKILKKYNYKACIYSYEVNSVCAGEKLVRKYSLPFVTRFQGTILAQVNDNWLNRLKRYPHFQALETRANILIMTDDGTKGDIVLGKLKNDSEIIKFWRNGVDINVEDCKNIAEIEKIKRHLGIKQNEKVLLTISRLVSWKRVDRAIEALATVIKEKPNVKLVIVGDGKEKQKLVTLVEKLHIARNVLFVGAVNQTEIKNYLDLADVFLSLYDLSNVGNPLLEAMSRGKPLITLNVGDTASLIKNNENGVILELSQLNEIPHYIHKIIDNSKYAEMLENNAKRYAQVHFWDWHERMKAELDLVDKLYDGWDFGNNKKYDAH; from the coding sequence ATGAAAAATATTATTTTTTTAACTTTTTTAAATTTATGGTCTATGGATAAGAACAAAGGCGCTCCTTCATTTTATAAAACCATTGATGCATATATAAACTCTGGGTGGAACGTTACTTTAATAAATCCTAAATACGATAATGGTGTTACGCCTAAATTAGCTGGATTGAACCAAATTACTTTTAAACCAATATTTTACCCTTTAGTAAAAATGAAAAAAATTGGTTTTTTAGGTCGTATATTTCACAACATTTATGGCAATTATATTTTATATAAATTGGGAGAAAAAATTTTAAAAAAATATAATTATAAGGCATGTATTTATTCTTATGAGGTGAATAGTGTTTGTGCAGGGGAAAAATTGGTTCGAAAATATAGCCTTCCATTCGTTACTAGGTTTCAAGGAACGATATTAGCGCAAGTAAACGATAATTGGCTTAATAGACTGAAAAGATATCCACATTTTCAAGCATTAGAAACAAGGGCAAACATTCTAATAATGACGGATGATGGGACGAAAGGCGATATTGTTTTAGGAAAATTGAAAAATGACTCTGAAATTATTAAGTTTTGGAGAAATGGTGTTGATATAAATGTAGAAGATTGTAAAAACATTGCAGAAATAGAAAAAATAAAGCGACATTTGGGTATAAAACAAAATGAGAAAGTTTTATTAACTATTTCTCGTTTGGTTTCTTGGAAAAGAGTTGACAGAGCGATTGAGGCTCTAGCCACTGTTATAAAAGAAAAGCCGAATGTGAAACTGGTTATTGTTGGGGATGGAAAAGAAAAACAAAAACTTGTAACCTTAGTCGAAAAATTACATATAGCAAGAAACGTATTGTTTGTTGGCGCTGTCAATCAAACGGAGATAAAAAATTATTTAGATTTAGCAGATGTTTTTTTATCATTATACGACTTAAGTAATGTGGGGAATCCCTTATTAGAGGCAATGTCGCGAGGAAAACCCCTAATCACGTTAAATGTAGGAGATACGGCTTCTTTAATAAAAAACAATGAAAATGGAGTTATCTTAGAATTATCCCAATTAAACGAAATCCCTCATTATATTCATAAAATAATTGATAACAGCAAATACGCAGAAATGCTCGAAAATAATGCGAAACGATATGCCCAAGTTCATTTTTGGGATTGGCACGAGCGTATGAAGGCTGAATTAGATCTAGTTGATAAATTATATGATGGTTGGGATTTTGGTAATAATAAAAAATACGATGCCCATTAG